DNA sequence from the Methanolobus sp. ZRKC5 genome:
TTTTCAATTTGCCTGTGCCTTATTCGATAATAGCAATGATCCTGATGTCCGCAATGGCGGAAGAGCTTGTAAAGTCAATTGGTATCTACACACTTTTTAAAAGGAAGATAGCTGACATCACATTACGCAACGCAATAAAGTATTCCATATTATCAGGTGCAGGATTCTTCGTAGGGGAAAAAGCTGTTGCTGTCCTCACACTGGCACCAATTGCAAGTTCAGCCTTCGGGTCAGTAATGACAATGGGCACTTTGCTATTGATACCATTGTTCCTGCATATCACAACAGTTCTCATCAGCTCACTGGTAATGTACAAAAAAGGACCACGATATTACGTGGTAGCCGTAGTACTTGCAACCCTTTTCCACAGTTTGTATAACATGATAATCCTAAGGGGGCTGTTCTTTTGAATAAATTCGGAAATTCATGCAGCAAAGTGAAGACCATAGCTAAAAAGGAATTCAAAGAGCTCATGAGTGAAAAGACATTCATACTTGCCATTATAATCCAGCTTTTCATAGCATCGTTCGCAACCTTCCTGGTTATCGGACTTACTTCATTCTATGACCCAAGCACATTGGGAGATATGGAACTGGAAGGAACTTCCATTGCTGTGGTTGGAACCCAGGACAATGAGCTTTATAAGATATTACAGGAAAGCAATGTCAGGACATATCTTTATCACGACTTCCAGTTAGCATATACAGATTTCTATGACCATAAGTTAGATGCGATCATTGTGGCTCCATTGGGGACTTCTACTGGAACTGATCTGCTCAACGTAGATATATACCTGCCAAAATCAGAAATAAAGGCAACTGTTGTTTCCCTTCAGCTTAAGGAACCACTTGAGATGTACGAGCAGAGTGTGAGGGATGTAAGGACGCAGAGATTGCCCGGATATACACCTATAGAATTCAACATAATAGAAAGAGGTATCAAAACATCTTCCACCTACTTTGAGTTCATTTACGTAGCACTCCTACCCTTGCTTGTATTCACTCCGGCATTCATATCAGGAGGACTGATAATTGATTTCATTACAGAGGAATACGAGCGCAAGACCATGGATATGCTCCTTGTGTCTCCGGCATCCATACTTGACATCATTAATGGAAAGGTGATACTGGCAATATTGATAGTTCCCCTGCAATCGTTTGTCTGGATGCTACTGCTGTCAATGAACAGGGTGTCGATACAAAATTCATTGCAGATATTACTACTTGTGACAGTTATCGCTGCTGTACTTGTACTGTCAAGTACTATAATCGCAGTCCTGTTCAGAGAAAGAGGAGTTGCACAGCTACTGTACTCACTTATCCTCATCTTCCTGTTCATGGCCTCTTACCTGTTCACGAACTCCCCACTGAACTTGGTTACCCGTCTTTCTATAGAAAGCATAGGAGCACTGGAAAGCTGGACATGGATGGGGATCTATATCCTTGTGGCCATATTTCTGTATGCCTCAATGGTGATTGCAGTCAAGAAAGAAGCACATAACATTTAAAACATACAAATATATAGATGATAATAATGCCAACAAAAAAGCTCCTTTCAGCAATCATAATGTTGCTAATTCTTATTGCACCTGTAAGCGCTTATGGAATCAGGGAGGAGAACATATGGATTTTCCAGGGTTCCTACGACCTGGGAATTGCCGAAAGAGCATACCTGGAAGGCTTCACTATAAAAATACATGAGATCAACGTCGATAATGAATCCTCAGCTACATTGTTGGTATACAGGAACTCCATTTTCAAAGAGGCTGTTCAGGTTGATAGTGAATTGAACAGCGAGCATATCTATAACGGTGAGCTCAAGATCAACGTACTTGCCATAAGCCAGGAGAAAGTCTCACTGGAAATATACAAACAAAAATCTGAACTTGTATGGGTCACTGACATTCCAAAGACATCATTCAGAACAGGTGACACGCTAACAGGAGATAAATACAAGATCATCTTTGCTGATATCAATGAAGATGGGGCAGCAATATCAGGAGAGTATGATGGCAACAAGTTTGAAGGAACTTATAAAACAGGAGACCATCAGAAATTCTCTGATGAGTTCATGATCAATGTAGTATATCTGAAAAAGGATACAAAAGAAGTGTTTATAGAGACACTAAAACCGGGAGCTCCTGATATAAAATTAGATTCTGCAGATGTAAAAGATAGCTATGAACCAGATGAGTACGTGGAATATGAACTTCTGGTCACAAACAACGGGACAATACCATTGCATGGGATGATACTGACTACGGAATGTGATGACGGATACGTAGAAGAAGCAACTCAGCAACATTCGATACTCGAAGCCGGGAAACAAAAAAAATTCATCATCAAGATTAGACCTGAAAGTGAACCCGTAGGTAAGAACATAAGTATAATTTCAAAAGTTCAGGGCTATGATTACAGAGGAAATGAATATAGAAACGAAATCTCGACAGAAGTGAACGTCAAACCGTACATATCCATCGAAAAAGAGATAATTACAAGGGAAAAAGCATCTGAAAATCCTGAATTTGGAACCGAACAGTACTTCCAGATAATTATTACTCTTGAGAATAAGGCAAACTTCCAGACAGCTGTCACAGTCACAGATGAATTGCCTGCATCTTTTATTCCCAATGATATAGAAACTACTGAATGGGCAGTATTGCTTGATGCCAGAAGCACAAAGACAATAGAATACTTTGTATCACCTACAGAACCTGGGGATTTCATATTCATGCCTGCAACAGTGATATGGAAAGATGGAGGGGAAACCTACACACTGGACTCTGAGAAAACTGATACGCTCTTTCACGTAAGTGGCTCGAAGGTTATTGTAGAAAAAGAACTCAGTTCCAGTTATATGCTTGTGGGAGAGGAAATAAATGTCACTATTATAGTAATTAATGAAGGTGATAACGCTTTTAAAGTATCTTACAAGGAAAGCATTCCTGATGAACTCACTTTCATCGAAGGAGATTACAAGTGGGCTGGAACACTGACAGCAGGAGAGACCAGGAAGTTCACTTACATTGTACGGGCGGAAAGAGCAGGAGAATACTACCTGCCTATGACCGAACTGAGTACTACAGACGAAGAGGGGAAAAAAGAAAACACTGTTTCAGCTCAACCTTTCCTTTACATTGATGATGCTCTTGTGGAAGATGAAATCTACATTGAACAAAGCAGCTATAATGAGCCATATGATAGCTCCTTTGAAAATAGTGATGAGACTGCAACAACAGAGCCTGAGATCACAAGGGTTGAAGCTGCAGGTTTTTTAGCATCTTCATTTGTCAGCCTTTTCCTCTTAATTGGTGTTGTACCTGGCTTCATATATTTATATATAATCAGAGAATATAAACAAACGAAATAAACTGACAGGAGAAAAAGACTATGGGAATTCTAGCTTTTGTAGGATCAGGGATGCTTTTTGCATTATTTGCCGTGCTAGTACTTTTTGTTCTGATCAATATGTCTTCCAGACTTGCACTCATTATTCTGTTCATTACACCCCTTTTTTTTATGCTCCTAATACCAGGAACTTCAATAGCTTTCCTTTCTTACAGACAGATGCTCCTTGCAAACGGACTTGTACCCATAAACAATTTCCACATATTGCTAATGCTCTGGTCCACCCTTATAGGAATAATACTGTACACTGAGTTTTTGACATGGTATCTTGGAAAGGGTGCAAAGATGAAGAAAGGAAGTACAGGCAATAGTCAAAATATGGAAACTTTTGGAAACGTACTACAAAATACATCTTCTGCAATCGAAAAAGTAAAAGATAACGTTCTGAAACGTAATTAACATCTGGCAAAATTGTTATGCAAAGGGAACTATACCCTATTACATAGTTATGGGGGAATAAGTCTGACAGATGAAGAAGAGAAGTATGTTATAAATGTAGAGGAAGACGAAGAACATAAACCAATGCCATGGAGATCCGCACTCTATTCCCTGGTATTCCCTGGACTTGGGCAGATGTACAACGGAGATTTTGCCAGAGGTTCTTACTATTTTGTAATTGCGTTTATACTGATTGTTGCATCATATCTTGTAATACCTATATTGATACTGATCGTTTTCTGGCTGTACAACATATATCAGGCTTTTAGTTTTGCCAGAAATTATGAAGCTAATGAACAGGGCTGAGAAAAAAGGAATAATAAAGGAGGCTAAGGCCCATGTTATGCTGGATTATTCCTGTTATAAGGTGCAGCAGCCAGTGATGAAATGCTACCTGCAGAAATGGAATTGTAAACAGGCTGCGTAGGTGCAAGCCATACGGCTCCTGTTCCTTCAAATGTCTGCAGGAGACCTTCGCCGGACGTTAGTTTACCAGCAATGCCTTTTCCGGATCTTTCAACACTGAATTTTACTGAATCAGACCTTAAAAGAGCAAAGTTTCCGTCAACCTGAAGTCTTTCATTGTCAAGTGTATATTTCAATATTTCACCCATGGGAACCGGGCTTTCAAGAATACATGTGCCTGTGCCACTGATCTTTGTCTGGAACCAGCCATCGCCGCCAAATAAACCGGCAGTTATGTTCTTCTGGCTTGCAACACCAACTTCCAGAGATGACTCGGAACAGTAGAATATACCCTTGTCTACAATAATAGTACCATTGTCCAGCGTTACTGCCAGAAAATGACTGAAACTGGGTTCAAGGAATATCTCGCCTGTACCTTTGTAGAGAGGATTGAAAGCAGACTCATTTGTAAGCTTGTTCTTTAGCATCTTCTTTGCAAGACCGCCAACGCCACCTATATTGGCATCACATGCAATATTTCCTTTGTGAAAATAAAGAGCACCGGGTTCGACTATAACGCCACTATCATTCAAGGTTACTTTTACCTGTTTCAGATGCATACCTGCCATCTGTGTATAATGCAGGTTCCTTGCAATGGCAGGGTCCTTGCTTCCGGTTAAAGAATTGTACTGAAGGATCTCTGCTTTAAAATCACCTTTGTCAACACTGTCAAGGACAGTTATATTGTTATAGAATTTTGTTTCCACTATAATACCACATCCAGAAGAAAAACAGCACCAAGACGCATCAGCATTGGCGCTAACTTATAATATATTTATAGATATATAATATATAAACATATCCTTTTTTAATCCATGACTGAGATATAAAGTCTGACAACCCATAAAGGTCCCTGAAATTAAGCATGAACCCAAATCCTAGAAAACACGGAACAGCACCATACACAATTGCAGTCGTCCATGGTGGTCCCGGAGCGCCGGGAACGGTGACAGAACTGGCCATTGAACTTTCAAGCAGGTCAATGACAGGAGTATTGGAACCACTGCAGACATCAATGAGTATCGAAGGGCAGATAAGGGAATTGAGAAAAATGCTGAAAAAAAATGGGAAACTGCCTGTTTCACTGATAGGGCATTCCTGGGGTGCATGGCTTGCCTTTATGTTTGCCGCACATTACCCTTCCTATGTGAAGAAACTGATACTTGTTGCAAGCGGACCTTTTGAAGAAAGGTATGCCTCCACAGTTATGCAAACAAGACTTGAACGCATGAGTGAAAGCGAAATAGAAGAGTACCTGCATCTTAGCTCAAGTATGAGTGATCCATCTGTGGCAAATAAAAATCATGTCTTTGCAAAATTCGGGAAACTTATCTCAGCTGCAGATTCTTTTGATCTTGTGCCTTATGAAGGAGCAAATGCAGGGTTTATGCATGATGTTAATAGAAGTATATGGAACGAAGCCAGTTATTTGAGAAGAAGCGGAAAACTGCTTGATATGGGAGAACACATAAAATGTCCTGTAGTTGCAATTCATGGGAATCATGACCCACATCCTTTTGAAGGAGTAAAAGCCCCTCTTTCAAAGAGGTTAAAACACTTCAGGTTTACCATGTTGGAGAACTGTGGACATTATCCCTGGCAGGAAAAACATGCTTCAGAAAAGTTTTACCAGGTAATCCAAAAAGAACTTTTGTGAGAGAATGGAAAAAGAAGAAGAAACAAAACTTACGGATCCTTAACCAAACAGATGGTCCGGTCTTTTAATTCCTATCTTTTGCAGACACCGGCCTTTGCATTCATATAAGAATCAAACGACAGTTCCATTGTACCTTTGACTTCAATGACATTCATATCAAAGTACTTTGCAAAATCAGAAACCGATCTGTCATAATCACTGTTTGTAAGCGACGGAGTATTTATCTTGAAAACTTGTTCATATTCCGGATTGTCAAAATATTTTTTGATATCATTGAATTCTGGTGTTGATCCATCCAGCCATTCCTGAAAACTGAAACTCCACATTGGAGTCGTATATATAGAACCTTTCCCGCCCCACTTGACTTTTGTTTCAGTATAGCTGCTATTTCCACCGAGGGCCACACTGATGCAATCATCCGCAACCCCCTTGTTATTGTCTTTCAGGAAATAGACAGGACACTCAAGTGATTTTAAGTCAGCCTCAGATTCAGAACTATAAGCACATTTCCCGTAAAAAATCAGGATTCCATCAGATATTTTTGACATTTCCCTAGCATTACGACATACTTCAGAGTGCAGGCGATCCAGATCAGCATGCAGGTTCTTTGACAGGAGATTTACCACAATAATGAGCTGTTCATCCTTCTTTGCTTTAAGTTCAGCATGGATATTTTTAAGAAAATCAAATTTTGAAAAGCGCAGAATGAGGTCTAAAAAGATATTGCGCTCATTTTCTGTAACGATGTCTGGTAGCCTGTCAAAATGAAATACCAATGGGTGAAGTTCTTTAGACTTAAGTTTTCTTGTTAACCTGAAGCTATTCGTATTTTCAACTAAGTACAACTGTTTGATACCATGATCTTTAGAGAGAACATGTACGAGTTCATCTTCAAGCATTTCACAGGCAAGTATACTCAGGACAGGCATAGCAAAACCAGTTTCATTAGTTACTGTTACTTATTTCGTTCTTGATGGAATGGTAACATTTCTCAAATATTTCCTGATTGCCGCTAATCTCGAATACGCTGTATCCGAACAACTTTGCATGTTCTTCTACCTTTTTATCAAAGTCCTTTACATAATTAAGACCAGTGTTGACCTTTGCAACTCTTGAATATCCAGAAAGGTCACTAATCATTTTTGTCAGCTTCACGAATTCTTCAGGATTTGAATCAAAATCGTACCCTGTGAGAGGGAACTCTTTCCATGCATGAGCAAACATAGGTGTGTGAAAGAAAGCAGGCTCTTTACTGTTTTCTTTCAGCAATTTCAAGTAGTTTGCACAACCACCTACAGTTGCCCCTATACAGTCATCTACGATTCTATCATCATTATCCCTAAGTATCCGTACTGTGCAGCCATCTTCTTCCATAGAGAAGTCTTTCTCTACATCACCCAGAACATTACCACAAAGACCGTAAAAAAGGAGGATTCCGCTGGAAAATGGTATCATTTCCCTTATGGTTTGATAGACTTCAGATTTCAGGTTTTTTGGCACCATGTGAAGTCCAAGTTCCAGAATGTTAACCACAACAGTTAGTTCATCCCCATTCTCGGCTTCAATAATAGGTGGCATCTCTTCAAAAGGAACAATATCATAGCAGACTTGTTGTTCAGCAAGTTTTTCAGTAAACTCTTGGATATCTTTATTTTCTACTATTATAATTTTCTTGATTTCAGGATCATTGCTTAAAAGCCAGACAATTTCATCCTGAAGTATTTTACATGAAATAATACTCATGGTGTTCATTATAATGTCTCCTCAATGATGGTGGGTAACATGGTGGCCAATTCTTTAAGGAAAAATTGAGCATATAAAGATATGCTACTTACATATAAGTAAGTTATGCTTCAGAAAAAAAATTAATCTTTCCAAGCAAGATCTGATTTGATCAGAGCGATAGACCTTACAAGTGTTTTTCTCCCCTTGATGCTGGATAATTGCCTGGCACCCAGCAGAGACTCAAAGACTACTTCCGCACGCGTCTCCGCCGGACCGGAGAAATTAAACTTCCCCTGCTCCCGACCGGCATTAAGAACCTCGGTTAGCCAGGACAATATATCATCAAGTAGCAACATATTTTGCATTTTAACCTTTTCCGGAAGCTCTTCAAAACCAAGGATCACAGAACCAGGAGGACAGATACTTTTCCCTTCATCAAACTCCCTCAATGCAAAATCAAAATAGTATTGGAGCTGCTCCTGCTCAGAACCCCCTGAATATGCTATCTGGAAAACATCTCCCACTATGTTCTTTCTGCTCTCTTCAAGCAGGGCGGCAACTAGGTCTTCCTTTTTGGGATAATAATGATGAATGGCAGCATTTTTAATTCCCAGTTTCTGGGAAATATCCTTGTAACTGAATCCATGATAACCCCGGCTTTGCAAAAAAATCCTTGCATAATGAAGTATCTGTTGATTAGTCTGGTTCATATATTTCATAGCAACACACGCATCCATTATATACATAATTACATATGATATCTAATCATTAAATACTTATTGATTAGTAAGTAATTGTGAAAGAAAAAACAATAATCAAAAACAAAGATATTGAATTTAACAATTCCTGAATGAAAACAGAATAAAAAGAAATAAAAAAAGAAAAAGGAAATTACTCATCCAGAATATTGTGGTAGTAATATTCTCCTTTGGCTTTTTGTTCCCTGTCAAGCCTGGAATCCTGTTTATTTACCCTTGGACGGGAAGTATCTTCATCGCGTCTGAATGTTATGTCGAGGTTTGCCAGGAATTTGTTCATGCCATCCTGCATGCTTGAAGGAGAATGTGCTTTACCGTAAACTGCAGGTTCACCCTCAAAGACTATAAGACGCTCACTTAACATGTCTATCATATAGATATCATGGTCAACGACCATTGCAGTCTTGCGGTTGTTCTCTGCAAACCTCTTGATCACTTTTGTCGCCATTGAACGCTGTTCTACGTCAAGGTGAGCACTTGGTTCATCAAGAATGTACATGTCAGCATCTTGTGAAAGACATGCTGCAATAGCTACCCTCTGGAGTTCTCCACCACTGAGCTCTGTAATCAGGTGATCGTAAAGTCGTTCTATCTGCAGGGGTATGGCAATCTCAGACTGATAATAACTTGTGTCGAACCTGTTGCACAGACCACGCAGGTAATATTGAACTGGAATAGCCGTGTCAGCCTTGATGTATTGTGGTTTGTATGATATTTTTATGTCGAGGTCAAGTTCACCCTCATCCGGCTGCACTTCTCCTGCAAGTATCTTGACGAATGTGGATTTACCTATACCGTTGGGACCTACTATTCCCAGAACCTCTCCTTGTTTTAGTGAACCGTCATCGGTTGAAAGAGAGAATCCCTCACCATATTTTTTGGAAAAGCCGTCATAATCCACAAGAGTGTTAATATCAGCCCCTACTCTTGGAGGATGAACCTCGAATTTGATGGCTTCAGGACGCACACGCACGTTCTCTTCAGGAAGGTAACCTTTGAGGTACTGATTTATGGCAACACGCACGCTTTTAGGGTGGGTCATCACACCGTAGCCTCCAGGTTCACCATATGCAACATGCACAACATCGGCAAGCATGTCAAGTATAGCAAGGTCATGCTCTACAACAAGTACGGCTTTTTCTTCTGCAATTTCCTGAATTAGTTGCGCTGTATTGATACGCTGGTAAATATCAAGATAAGGACTTATCTCATCGAAGAAGTAGAAGTCAGCATCTTTTGCAGCACATGCGGCAATAGCTACCCTCTGAAGTTCACCGCCACTGAGTTCCGTTATCTTATGGTCAAGGACATGTGAAAGGTTGAGACGCTCAACCAGTTCTGAGAGGTTCCCTTTTTCATCAGTCTTGTCAAGAAGTTCGCTGGTCTTTCCCTTGAAAGCCTTGGGAATCATATCCACATACTGTGGTTTCTGGGAAACTTTGATATTGCCGTCTATAACATCGCTGAAATAGTCATGGAGAGCTGTACCGGCATAGTGTTCGAGTACTTTATCCCAATTGCCGCTTTCCTGTGAGAAATTTGGTACAAGAGTGCCGGAAAGTATCTGGACTGCCGTACTTTTACCGATACCATTGGGTCCGAGGATACCAGTGACCCTGCCAACCTGTGGGATTGGCAGACCATAGAGGGCAAATCCGTTTTGACCATACCTGTGGGTTGGTTCTGTAAGGGCTTCAGGAAGCCCAATGATCATTATAGCTTCAAAAGGACACTTGTGGACACAGATACCACAGCCCACGCAAAGTTCTTCGGATACTACTGGCTTACCATCATCTCCGAAAATAATAGTCTCGTCCCCGGTCCTTACACGAGGACAGTACTTTTCACATTCATGACTGCAACGTCTTGGCTGGCATCTGTCTTTATTCAATATAGCAATTCGCATGTAAAATCCCTGTCAGTGATAAATATAATAGATAAAGGTAAAAAGAGAAGATCAATTAAGGAGCAGTGTCCATGTTACTAGACAGAAATCTATAACGATGAACTCAACATAGAACCAGTCCTTAAAGCCGAATTCCTTTACTTTGATCTTGAATAGTGGGAATACCAGTTTCATTGCGTAGAAGGAAAGTGCAGCAATGATGGTCAGTATTGCATACCATTTCACAGTGGGGTCATCAGCAATACCAAGCTGTATGTAGGCAAGAATACCCGCTATTATACCGATAATAGCTGCAACTGCCGTTTTGATGATACCCTCCATGTGAGCTATTTTCCTTTCTTCCGGAGTCTTCACCTTAAATGTGACCTTCCCGGAGCCGGATGAAGTAGGAGCTGGTTGCGCAATATCAGTGGATTCTTGCTTAGATGAAGCCTCTGATTGCTTTTTTTTGGATGATTTTGACAATTGATCTGATCTCCTGGTTCAACTTGGATAGTGTGAGTACTATAAAAACCAATACTTATATAAATGTTTATCCTGCCAGACGGCATATCACACAAATTCATTGCTCAATATATTAGTGATCATGTCCGTGGAAAGAGCATTAAATCCGATGGAATCGAGATGTTTTGCAAATCTTCCGGGACGGTGTCCATTGGGATGATAGACAACCGTGAATTCAGGGTCTATGTCCTTTACCATCTCCACAAGCCCCCTGGCATCCAGGTGATCACTTATCTGGATTGCAGGATAGCGATAATCGCTGCGCCCGGTCATGACATATTTAGAAATATGAGACGGCAGTTTACCCAGGTCCCACGGAGGAACGACACTTATACAATCTCCGCAGGTTTCTCCGATACATGCAAGTTCCCCGGAATCCTCAAGGAGAGCCCTGGTCAGTGAAAGTGATTGATCGTCCATCTCTATTGTTCCATCATAACCAAGTTCCCTGAGTAGTTCCACAGCCCTCTGTGCCTTGCCGAATGCATAGGCTCCAAAAGCAATAGAAGGATTGGCTTTGAAGGCATTCTCAAAACCTGTGAGGTCATCCTCAAAATAACAGGTTGTATCTCCGGGATCCCCATAGTTGGCTTCGGTTATCAGAAGATCACAATGAGGAAGCATGGAAGCATCCTTTACATCACCGGTCACAAGTATCTTTGTACCAAGTTCATTTTCCCACATAAATGCTACTGAGCCGACTGTGTGAAAATTCGGGAAAGTCTGCACTTTTACGCCTTTGACATCTATAGTTTCGCCAACTTTGAACATCCTGCCTGCATACTTGCGCTGGTGGCGAATCTCAAGAGCCAGAGCAGTCTTTTCCGAACATATGGCACGCTCGGATAGCATTGCGGATTTCCCATTATGATCGGAATGGGCATGAGTAATAAGATAAGCGTCAGGCTGTTGGTATTTCCCAGCAGTCCTTGTAGTATCAATAGAAAATGTGACAAGGTCGCCTTCAACAGATTTGAACTTAATAGAAAGGTGCGGCTTGAAAGAGCCACGGGAGTTCTTCTCCCTGAAAACCATTACACCAAGATCGACCAGTTCCTTCAATTTTCTAAACCCTCGAAACCGGATTGATCTTAAGGTATTTACGTTTTTTCAAAAAATACGTTGGAAAATAAATTAAAAACAAAGAACCGGTGCTTAAAGCACCTTATTTAATTCTTCGATTAGAATAGCTGCGGTTGTAAGCCCTGTAAAACGTTTTGCTACTTCACCATCCTTTAGA
Encoded proteins:
- a CDS encoding MBL fold metallo-hydrolase, with the protein product MVFREKNSRGSFKPHLSIKFKSVEGDLVTFSIDTTRTAGKYQQPDAYLITHAHSDHNGKSAMLSERAICSEKTALALEIRHQRKYAGRMFKVGETIDVKGVKVQTFPNFHTVGSVAFMWENELGTKILVTGDVKDASMLPHCDLLITEANYGDPGDTTCYFEDDLTGFENAFKANPSIAFGAYAFGKAQRAVELLRELGYDGTIEMDDQSLSLTRALLEDSGELACIGETCGDCISVVPPWDLGKLPSHISKYVMTGRSDYRYPAIQISDHLDARGLVEMVKDIDPEFTVVYHPNGHRPGRFAKHLDSIGFNALSTDMITNILSNEFV
- a CDS encoding ribosome biogenesis/translation initiation ATPase RLI, which gives rise to MRIAILNKDRCQPRRCSHECEKYCPRVRTGDETIIFGDDGKPVVSEELCVGCGICVHKCPFEAIMIIGLPEALTEPTHRYGQNGFALYGLPIPQVGRVTGILGPNGIGKSTAVQILSGTLVPNFSQESGNWDKVLEHYAGTALHDYFSDVIDGNIKVSQKPQYVDMIPKAFKGKTSELLDKTDEKGNLSELVERLNLSHVLDHKITELSGGELQRVAIAACAAKDADFYFFDEISPYLDIYQRINTAQLIQEIAEEKAVLVVEHDLAILDMLADVVHVAYGEPGGYGVMTHPKSVRVAINQYLKGYLPEENVRVRPEAIKFEVHPPRVGADINTLVDYDGFSKKYGEGFSLSTDDGSLKQGEVLGIVGPNGIGKSTFVKILAGEVQPDEGELDLDIKISYKPQYIKADTAIPVQYYLRGLCNRFDTSYYQSEIAIPLQIERLYDHLITELSGGELQRVAIAACLSQDADMYILDEPSAHLDVEQRSMATKVIKRFAENNRKTAMVVDHDIYMIDMLSERLIVFEGEPAVYGKAHSPSSMQDGMNKFLANLDITFRRDEDTSRPRVNKQDSRLDREQKAKGEYYYHNILDE
- a CDS encoding TetR/AcrR family transcriptional regulator; the encoded protein is MKYMNQTNQQILHYARIFLQSRGYHGFSYKDISQKLGIKNAAIHHYYPKKEDLVAALLEESRKNIVGDVFQIAYSGGSEQEQLQYYFDFALREFDEGKSICPPGSVILGFEELPEKVKMQNMLLLDDILSWLTEVLNAGREQGKFNFSGPAETRAEVVFESLLGARQLSSIKGRKTLVRSIALIKSDLAWKD
- a CDS encoding AIM24 family protein — its product is METKFYNNITVLDSVDKGDFKAEILQYNSLTGSKDPAIARNLHYTQMAGMHLKQVKVTLNDSGVIVEPGALYFHKGNIACDANIGGVGGLAKKMLKNKLTNESAFNPLYKGTGEIFLEPSFSHFLAVTLDNGTIIVDKGIFYCSESSLEVGVASQKNITAGLFGGDGWFQTKISGTGTCILESPVPMGEILKYTLDNERLQVDGNFALLRSDSVKFSVERSGKGIAGKLTSGEGLLQTFEGTGAVWLAPTQPVYNSISAGSISSLAAAPYNRNNPA
- a CDS encoding DUF1638 domain-containing protein, yielding MNTMSIISCKILQDEIVWLLSNDPEIKKIIIVENKDIQEFTEKLAEQQVCYDIVPFEEMPPIIEAENGDELTVVVNILELGLHMVPKNLKSEVYQTIREMIPFSSGILLFYGLCGNVLGDVEKDFSMEEDGCTVRILRDNDDRIVDDCIGATVGGCANYLKLLKENSKEPAFFHTPMFAHAWKEFPLTGYDFDSNPEEFVKLTKMISDLSGYSRVAKVNTGLNYVKDFDKKVEEHAKLFGYSVFEISGNQEIFEKCYHSIKNEISNSN
- a CDS encoding ABC transporter permease encodes the protein MNKFGNSCSKVKTIAKKEFKELMSEKTFILAIIIQLFIASFATFLVIGLTSFYDPSTLGDMELEGTSIAVVGTQDNELYKILQESNVRTYLYHDFQLAYTDFYDHKLDAIIVAPLGTSTGTDLLNVDIYLPKSEIKATVVSLQLKEPLEMYEQSVRDVRTQRLPGYTPIEFNIIERGIKTSSTYFEFIYVALLPLLVFTPAFISGGLIIDFITEEYERKTMDMLLVSPASILDIINGKVILAILIVPLQSFVWMLLLSMNRVSIQNSLQILLLVTVIAAVLVLSSTIIAVLFRERGVAQLLYSLILIFLFMASYLFTNSPLNLVTRLSIESIGALESWTWMGIYILVAIFLYASMVIAVKKEAHNI
- a CDS encoding alpha/beta hydrolase yields the protein MNPNPRKHGTAPYTIAVVHGGPGAPGTVTELAIELSSRSMTGVLEPLQTSMSIEGQIRELRKMLKKNGKLPVSLIGHSWGAWLAFMFAAHYPSYVKKLILVASGPFEERYASTVMQTRLERMSESEIEEYLHLSSSMSDPSVANKNHVFAKFGKLISAADSFDLVPYEGANAGFMHDVNRSIWNEASYLRRSGKLLDMGEHIKCPVVAIHGNHDPHPFEGVKAPLSKRLKHFRFTMLENCGHYPWQEKHASEKFYQVIQKELL
- a CDS encoding DUF1638 domain-containing protein, producing MPVLSILACEMLEDELVHVLSKDHGIKQLYLVENTNSFRLTRKLKSKELHPLVFHFDRLPDIVTENERNIFLDLILRFSKFDFLKNIHAELKAKKDEQLIIVVNLLSKNLHADLDRLHSEVCRNAREMSKISDGILIFYGKCAYSSESEADLKSLECPVYFLKDNNKGVADDCISVALGGNSSYTETKVKWGGKGSIYTTPMWSFSFQEWLDGSTPEFNDIKKYFDNPEYEQVFKINTPSLTNSDYDRSVSDFAKYFDMNVIEVKGTMELSFDSYMNAKAGVCKR